A region from the Streptomyces tsukubensis genome encodes:
- a CDS encoding molybdopterin-dependent oxidoreductase, whose amino-acid sequence MASVVPAGPPPGPARPEFWRSPLRGPWLTAVFGLILLFGVTVLFVTGLLSYAAYNPDLARTNDETPDKGLLGFYLFPWPTSPYWIYRLTQGIHVTLGIVLVPVLLAKLWSVIPLLFSWPPVRSLSHAVERLSLLLLVGGALFEFATGILNVQLHYIFPGSFYTLHFYGAWVFIGAFVVHVAFRLPRALRAVRHGRAGSAAAGDRSAALVSPRPAAPTLSRRGAVALVGAGSGVLLVVTAGQSVGGWFRRTAVLAPHGRNPGTGPNGFQINKTAASLGIRTSDIGTGWRLTVSGGGRRTVLTLDELRALPQDESALPIACVEGWSTTDQLWRGVRLAELAALVGLGTDPPHVLVESVQRGGAFASAVLRDNQVRDRRSLLALRVNGAVLSPDHGYPARIIVPGAPGVHNTKWVTRLTFGEPV is encoded by the coding sequence ATGGCGTCGGTCGTCCCCGCAGGCCCGCCGCCGGGCCCGGCGCGTCCGGAGTTCTGGCGCAGTCCGCTGCGGGGGCCGTGGCTGACGGCCGTGTTCGGGCTGATTCTGCTCTTCGGTGTGACGGTCCTGTTCGTGACCGGGCTGCTGTCCTACGCCGCGTACAACCCGGACCTGGCCCGGACCAACGACGAGACGCCCGACAAGGGGCTGCTCGGCTTCTATCTGTTCCCCTGGCCGACCTCGCCGTACTGGATCTACCGGCTGACCCAGGGCATCCACGTCACCCTGGGGATCGTGCTCGTGCCGGTGCTGCTGGCGAAGCTGTGGTCCGTCATTCCCCTGCTGTTCTCCTGGCCGCCGGTGCGCTCGCTCAGCCATGCGGTGGAGCGGCTGTCACTGCTCCTTCTGGTCGGCGGCGCCCTGTTCGAGTTCGCCACCGGAATCCTCAACGTGCAGCTCCACTACATCTTCCCGGGCTCGTTCTACACCCTCCATTTCTACGGCGCATGGGTGTTCATCGGCGCTTTCGTGGTCCATGTGGCCTTCAGGCTGCCCAGAGCGCTGCGTGCGGTACGGCACGGCCGGGCCGGGTCCGCCGCTGCCGGTGACCGCTCCGCCGCACTCGTGTCGCCCCGTCCGGCGGCGCCGACCCTGTCCCGCCGTGGTGCCGTGGCGCTGGTGGGCGCCGGGTCCGGGGTGCTGCTGGTGGTCACGGCGGGGCAGAGCGTGGGCGGCTGGTTCCGCAGGACGGCGGTGCTCGCCCCGCACGGCCGGAACCCCGGGACCGGGCCGAACGGGTTCCAGATCAACAAGACGGCCGCCTCCCTCGGTATCCGTACCAGCGATATCGGAACCGGATGGCGGCTGACCGTGAGCGGCGGCGGCCGTCGGACCGTGCTCACCCTCGACGAACTGCGCGCCCTGCCCCAGGACGAATCCGCACTCCCGATCGCCTGTGTGGAGGGCTGGTCGACAACGGATCAACTGTGGCGAGGAGTACGGCTGGCCGAACTGGCCGCGCTGGTCGGACTGGGGACGGACCCGCCGCACGTCCTGGTGGAATCCGTGCAGCGGGGAGGCGCGTTCGCTTCGGCCGTCCTCCGGGACAACCAGGTCCGCGACCGGCGTTCACTGCTCGCCCTGCGGGTCAACGGGGCGGTGCTCTCGCCCGACCACGGCTATCCGGCCAGGATCATCGTCCCCGGTGCGCCCGGGGTCCACAACACCAAATGGGTCACCCGCCTCACCTTCGGAGAGCCGGTATGA
- a CDS encoding aspartate aminotransferase family protein → MNRDPAHPAPNPLHDRHRAVLPDWLALYYADPLELSHGEGRYVWDTAGNKYLDFFGGILTTMTAHALPEVTKAVAEQAGRIVHSSTLYLNRPMVELAERIAALSGIPDARVFFTSSGTEANDTALLLATAHRGSNQILAMRNSYHGRSFSTVGITGNRAWSPTGLSPLQTLYVHGGVRTRGPYAHLTDAEFTAACVADLEDLIGQGRTPAALIAEPVQGVGGFTSPPDGLYAAFREVLDRHGVLWISDEVQTGWGRTGDHFWGWQAHDRNGPPDIVTFAKGIANGMSVGGVVARAEIMNSIDANSISTFGGSPVTMAAGLANLSYLLEHDLQGNARRVGGLLIERLRAIAAGVPAVREVRGRGLMIGIEIVRPGSDEADPAAATAVLEAARAGGLLIGKGGGHSTSALRIAPPLTLTVAEAEEGAAILERALRTL, encoded by the coding sequence GTGAACCGGGACCCGGCACACCCCGCCCCGAACCCGCTCCACGACCGCCACCGGGCCGTGCTCCCCGACTGGCTGGCCCTCTACTACGCCGACCCCCTGGAACTGAGCCACGGCGAGGGCCGGTACGTCTGGGACACCGCGGGCAACAAGTACCTCGACTTCTTCGGCGGCATCCTCACCACCATGACCGCCCATGCCCTGCCCGAGGTCACCAAGGCCGTCGCCGAGCAGGCCGGACGGATCGTCCACTCCTCCACCCTCTACCTCAACCGGCCCATGGTCGAGCTGGCCGAACGCATCGCGGCCCTGTCCGGGATCCCCGACGCCCGGGTCTTCTTCACCTCGTCCGGCACCGAGGCCAACGACACCGCCCTGCTGCTGGCCACCGCGCACCGCGGCTCGAACCAGATCCTGGCGATGCGCAACAGCTACCACGGCCGTTCCTTCTCGACCGTCGGCATCACCGGCAACAGGGCCTGGTCCCCGACCGGCCTCTCCCCGCTCCAGACGCTGTACGTGCACGGCGGGGTGCGCACCCGAGGCCCGTACGCGCACCTCACGGACGCGGAGTTCACCGCCGCCTGCGTCGCGGACCTGGAGGACCTCATCGGGCAGGGCCGTACCCCTGCCGCCCTGATCGCGGAACCCGTCCAGGGCGTCGGCGGATTCACCTCCCCGCCCGACGGTCTGTACGCCGCGTTCCGCGAGGTCCTCGACCGGCACGGGGTGCTGTGGATCTCCGACGAGGTGCAGACCGGCTGGGGCCGGACCGGCGACCACTTCTGGGGCTGGCAGGCCCACGACCGCAACGGTCCGCCCGATATCGTCACCTTCGCCAAGGGCATCGCCAACGGCATGTCCGTCGGCGGGGTCGTCGCCCGCGCCGAGATCATGAACTCCATCGACGCCAACTCCATCTCCACCTTCGGCGGTTCGCCCGTCACCATGGCCGCAGGTCTGGCCAACCTCTCCTACCTGCTGGAACACGATCTCCAAGGCAATGCGCGCCGGGTCGGCGGACTGCTCATCGAACGGCTGCGCGCCATCGCCGCCGGAGTGCCCGCGGTCCGCGAGGTCCGCGGCCGGGGACTGATGATCGGCATCGAGATCGTCCGGCCCGGCAGCGACGAGGCGGACCCCGCGGCGGCCACGGCCGTCCTGGAGGCGGCCCGGGCGGGCGGACTGCTCATCGGCAAGGGCGGCGGCCACTCCACCAGCGCCCTGCGGATCGCTCCGCCGCTGACCCTGACCGTAGCCGAGGCCGAGGAGGGCGCCGCGATCCTCGAACGGGCCCTGCGCACCCTCTGA
- the hydA gene encoding dihydropyrimidinase, translated as MSSTRTLIRGGLVITAAEETHADVLIEDGRIAALAAHGSDAAGAWTADRIIDAGGKYVVPGGVDGHTHMEMPFGGTFASDTFETGTRAAAWGGTTTIVDFAVQSVGHSLREGLDAWYAKADGNCAIDYGFHMILSDVTERSLKEMDRLVEEGITSFKLFMAYPGVFYSDDGRILRAMQRAAGNGGLIMMHAENGIAIDVLVEQALAAGHSDPRYHGEVRRALLEAEATHRAIQLARVAGSPLYVVHVSAQEAVAELTAARDLGLPVFGETCPQYLFLSTDDLARPGFEGAKYVCSTPLRPANHQEALWRGLRGNDLQVVSTDHCPFCFTGQKELGRGDFSKIPNGLPGVEHRMDLLHQAVVDGHIGRRRWIEIACAAPARMFGLYPRKGTIAPGADADIVLYDPHAEQVISAETHHMNVDYSVYEGRRITGQVETVLSRGEVVIDRRTYTGRAGHGQYIARATCQYL; from the coding sequence ATGAGCAGTACCCGCACCCTGATCCGCGGCGGACTGGTGATCACCGCGGCCGAGGAGACCCATGCCGACGTCCTGATCGAGGACGGGCGGATCGCCGCACTCGCCGCCCACGGCTCCGACGCCGCCGGAGCCTGGACCGCGGACCGGATCATCGACGCCGGGGGAAAGTACGTCGTCCCCGGCGGAGTCGACGGCCACACCCACATGGAGATGCCCTTCGGCGGCACCTTCGCCTCCGACACCTTCGAAACCGGCACCCGCGCCGCCGCCTGGGGCGGTACGACCACCATCGTCGACTTCGCCGTCCAGTCCGTCGGACACTCGCTGCGCGAGGGACTCGACGCCTGGTACGCCAAGGCCGACGGCAACTGCGCCATCGACTACGGCTTCCATATGATCCTCTCCGATGTCACCGAACGCTCGCTGAAGGAGATGGACCGGCTGGTGGAGGAGGGCATCACCTCCTTCAAGCTCTTCATGGCCTACCCGGGCGTCTTCTACAGCGACGACGGACGCATCCTCCGGGCCATGCAGCGCGCCGCCGGAAACGGCGGGCTGATCATGATGCACGCGGAGAACGGGATCGCCATCGACGTCCTCGTCGAGCAGGCACTGGCCGCGGGGCACTCCGATCCGCGCTACCACGGCGAGGTCCGCAGGGCCCTGCTGGAGGCCGAGGCGACCCACCGGGCGATCCAGCTGGCCCGGGTCGCGGGTTCCCCGCTCTATGTCGTGCACGTCTCCGCGCAGGAGGCCGTCGCCGAACTGACCGCCGCCCGGGACCTCGGTCTCCCCGTCTTCGGCGAGACCTGCCCGCAGTATCTGTTCCTCTCCACCGACGATCTGGCGCGGCCCGGCTTCGAGGGTGCCAAGTACGTGTGCTCCACCCCGCTGCGGCCTGCAAACCATCAGGAGGCGCTCTGGCGCGGGCTGCGCGGCAACGACCTCCAGGTCGTCTCCACCGACCACTGCCCGTTCTGCTTCACCGGCCAGAAGGAGCTGGGCCGCGGCGACTTCTCGAAGATCCCCAACGGGCTGCCGGGGGTGGAGCACCGGATGGACCTGCTCCACCAGGCCGTCGTCGACGGGCATATCGGCCGGCGACGCTGGATCGAGATCGCCTGCGCCGCCCCGGCCCGGATGTTCGGCCTCTACCCCCGCAAGGGCACGATCGCACCGGGTGCCGACGCGGACATCGTTCTCTACGATCCGCACGCCGAGCAGGTGATCTCCGCCGAGACGCACCATATGAACGTGGACTACTCGGTGTACGAGGGCAGGCGGATCACCGGGCAGGTGGAGACCGTGCTCTCGCGCGGCGAGGTCGTCATCGACCGGCGCACCTACACCGGCCGGGCCGGACACGGCCAGTACATCGCCCGCGCCACCTGCCAGTACCTGTAA
- a CDS encoding methyltransferase has protein sequence MTAETAAAPFDADPDGMRSAALLIDLAESYLFPAALRAAAAIGAADHLADGPRDVAALARATHVDAGSLYRVLRLLATRGLFDEVEHGTFRLTVAGDALRSDAPASVRAAILMITGPEMWLPAGELTRCVTEGGSVFESVFGKPFFEHFAQNPETTALFDDGMAEISRAEDGPSVAVCSFAPGSTVVDVGGGQGGLLREVLTAHPNVRGVLFDRPHVLPGHRLDVPATSGRWELAAGDFFESVPPGAETYVLKRILHDWEDEQCVTILRNCREAMAPGGRVLVVDSVLPTGNTPHQGKGLDLMMMASLVGQERTEAEFEELFRAAGLHLTRVILTETVPSVVEGVAAGD, from the coding sequence ATGACCGCCGAAACCGCTGCCGCACCCTTCGATGCCGACCCGGACGGCATGCGGTCCGCGGCGCTTCTGATCGACCTCGCCGAGAGCTACCTCTTCCCGGCCGCCCTGCGGGCCGCGGCAGCGATCGGGGCAGCCGACCACCTCGCCGACGGCCCCCGGGACGTCGCCGCGCTGGCGAGGGCGACCCATGTCGACGCGGGCAGCCTCTACCGGGTGTTGCGGCTGCTCGCGACGCGCGGTCTCTTCGACGAGGTCGAGCACGGCACCTTCCGTCTGACCGTGGCCGGGGACGCGCTGCGCAGCGACGCCCCGGCCTCAGTTCGGGCCGCGATTCTGATGATCACCGGGCCGGAGATGTGGCTGCCGGCCGGGGAGCTGACACGGTGCGTCACCGAGGGCGGGTCGGTCTTCGAGTCCGTCTTCGGAAAGCCGTTCTTCGAACACTTCGCGCAGAACCCCGAGACCACCGCTCTCTTCGACGACGGGATGGCGGAGATCTCCCGTGCCGAGGACGGCCCCTCCGTCGCCGTGTGCTCGTTCGCGCCCGGCAGCACCGTGGTGGACGTGGGCGGTGGTCAGGGCGGTCTGCTGCGCGAGGTGCTCACGGCCCACCCGAACGTGCGCGGGGTGCTCTTCGACCGGCCGCACGTCCTGCCCGGCCACCGGCTCGACGTCCCGGCGACGAGCGGAAGGTGGGAGCTGGCGGCCGGCGACTTCTTCGAGTCCGTTCCTCCCGGCGCCGAGACGTACGTGCTCAAGCGCATCCTGCACGACTGGGAGGACGAGCAGTGCGTCACGATCCTGCGCAACTGCCGGGAGGCGATGGCGCCGGGCGGCCGGGTCCTCGTCGTGGACTCGGTGCTGCCGACCGGGAACACCCCTCACCAGGGGAAGGGCCTCGACCTGATGATGATGGCCTCCCTCGTCGGACAGGAACGGACGGAGGCGGAGTTCGAGGAACTCTTCCGCGCGGCAGGGCTGCACCTCACGCGCGTGATCCTCACGGAGACGGTGCCCTCGGTCGTCGAAGGGGTCGCCGCCGGCGACTGA
- a CDS encoding endonuclease/exonuclease/phosphatase family protein: MTRFKSVVALIGSLVFMSAVCPVGAPAAVATAATVATAGDVVDPGTAPPIRVSTYNLCGNACPDGTLPETGLREATVAAEGQSGWNADVVFLQEICKYQYDDIAGRLPGFTGHYVETVPKGVTVGGHVVCRGRSSYGMAVFAKGALHTDPGRAVVDERDGVVDLDLNGYTTGPDPTRLEPEDITSPCMRVFVQNRSTWVCSVHLYWGSESVPAEKALRDAEAVRLYERVKRWQDEGVPVILGGDFNTQPWNTGTRPFYSDRAHSNTLGTGRMTEVDETDNSPGFFQSVCAGKPRCRSGEPTRDDTVAPDPSGNDTADRKIDYIFFSTQFFDGVLGDALPVDRDISDHAILRGAARWTDCVPAAPGAGAVFRVDANGALDRYAGRSNGTIAPACRVGSGWSSMKRTVRQGSALLAVDGTGALWRYPADPATGTYSSSTRTAAGSGFAAAADPAGALLAPGDTDQDGYPDLLVRDTLGDLWRYPGSVGGTYPQQTAVKLDGPAPGRTWGDYTMLVAPGDFAADTANAPDLVGMDAAGYLWLHKGTAVGTYGPPVQIGHGWQIYNALAAPGDIDGDGKPDLVARDRVPGKTYGYLWFYRGNGTGGYEPRVKIGNGYPDSEPLF; the protein is encoded by the coding sequence GTGACAAGGTTCAAGTCCGTAGTGGCGCTGATAGGGAGCCTGGTATTCATGTCGGCGGTGTGCCCTGTCGGGGCGCCCGCAGCCGTGGCGACCGCGGCGACCGTTGCGACAGCCGGTGATGTCGTGGATCCGGGTACCGCTCCGCCGATCAGGGTCTCCACCTACAACCTGTGCGGCAACGCCTGCCCGGACGGAACGTTGCCGGAGACGGGCCTGCGCGAGGCCACCGTGGCCGCGGAGGGGCAGTCCGGGTGGAACGCGGACGTCGTCTTCCTCCAGGAGATCTGCAAGTACCAGTACGACGACATCGCGGGGAGGCTTCCCGGATTCACCGGTCACTACGTCGAGACCGTGCCGAAGGGGGTGACCGTCGGCGGGCACGTCGTCTGCCGCGGCCGGTCCTCGTACGGGATGGCCGTGTTCGCGAAGGGGGCACTGCACACCGACCCCGGCCGGGCGGTCGTGGACGAGCGCGACGGTGTCGTGGACCTCGACCTGAACGGCTACACCACGGGCCCCGACCCCACGAGGCTGGAGCCGGAGGACATCACCAGTCCCTGTATGAGGGTCTTCGTGCAGAACCGGTCCACCTGGGTCTGTTCCGTCCACCTCTACTGGGGCAGCGAGAGCGTGCCGGCTGAGAAGGCCCTGCGCGATGCCGAGGCCGTGAGGCTCTACGAGCGGGTGAAGCGCTGGCAGGACGAGGGCGTTCCCGTGATCCTGGGCGGTGACTTCAACACCCAGCCGTGGAACACCGGCACCCGGCCCTTCTACTCGGACCGCGCCCACAGCAACACCCTCGGTACCGGACGGATGACCGAGGTCGACGAGACCGACAACAGCCCGGGGTTCTTCCAGTCCGTGTGTGCCGGCAAGCCCCGCTGCCGCTCGGGCGAGCCGACCAGGGACGACACCGTCGCACCCGATCCGAGCGGCAACGACACCGCCGACCGGAAGATCGACTACATCTTCTTCTCCACTCAGTTCTTCGACGGTGTCCTGGGCGACGCGCTGCCGGTGGACCGGGACATCTCCGACCATGCGATCCTGCGCGGCGCGGCCAGATGGACGGACTGCGTCCCCGCCGCCCCGGGGGCAGGAGCGGTCTTCCGGGTGGACGCGAACGGCGCCCTGGACCGGTATGCCGGCCGGAGCAACGGCACCATCGCCCCCGCCTGCAGAGTCGGATCGGGCTGGAGCAGCATGAAGCGCACCGTCCGCCAGGGCTCCGCTCTGCTGGCGGTGGACGGGACCGGCGCCCTGTGGCGATACCCGGCCGACCCGGCCACCGGTACCTACTCCAGCAGTACCCGCACAGCGGCAGGCAGTGGATTCGCCGCAGCGGCCGATCCCGCGGGCGCGCTGCTCGCACCGGGTGACACCGACCAGGACGGATACCCCGACCTCCTCGTCCGCGACACGCTCGGCGACCTGTGGCGTTACCCGGGCTCCGTCGGCGGCACGTACCCCCAGCAGACCGCGGTGAAGCTCGACGGCCCCGCACCCGGCCGCACCTGGGGCGACTACACCATGCTCGTCGCCCCGGGCGACTTCGCGGCCGACACGGCAAACGCCCCCGACCTCGTCGGCATGGACGCGGCCGGATACCTCTGGCTTCACAAGGGCACCGCTGTCGGCACCTACGGGCCACCCGTCCAAATCGGCCACGGCTGGCAGATCTACAACGCCCTCGCCGCCCCGGGCGACATCGACGGAGACGGCAAGCCGGACCTGGTGGCCCGCGACCGGGTCCCCGGCAAGACCTACGGCTACCTCTGGTTCTACAGGGGCAACGGAACCGGTGGATACGAACCCCGGGTGAAAATCGGCAACGGCTACCCCGACTCCGAACCGCTCTTCTGA
- a CDS encoding aldo/keto reductase: MSQQEHRPADASGSFRIGGDLPVNRLGYGAMQLTGPGVWGPPKDPGEAVRVLRRAVELGVTFIDTADSYGPFVSEQLIHEALHPYPADLVIATKGGFTRSGPDGWQPVGRPEYLRQQTELSLRHLGVERIDLYQLHRIDPKVPLADQIGELRLLQQEGKIRHIGLSEVTVPQIVEARTIADIVSVQNLYNLADRSAEDVLDYAERENLGFIPWFPMATGRLAREGGPLDALVKTYGASPSQLALAWLLRRSPVVLPIPGTSRVAHLEENVRAALVTLDDTAYQELGDTALEP, from the coding sequence ATGTCCCAGCAGGAGCACCGTCCCGCGGACGCCTCCGGAAGCTTCCGGATCGGCGGCGACCTCCCCGTCAACCGGCTCGGATACGGAGCGATGCAGCTCACCGGACCGGGTGTCTGGGGTCCGCCGAAGGATCCCGGCGAAGCCGTGCGCGTACTGCGCCGAGCCGTCGAGCTGGGCGTGACCTTCATCGACACGGCCGACTCCTACGGCCCCTTCGTCAGCGAACAGCTCATCCATGAGGCACTGCACCCCTACCCGGCGGACCTGGTCATCGCCACGAAGGGCGGATTCACACGATCGGGCCCGGACGGCTGGCAGCCCGTGGGCCGGCCCGAATACCTGCGACAGCAGACCGAACTGAGCCTGCGCCACCTGGGGGTCGAGCGCATCGACCTCTACCAGCTGCACCGCATCGACCCCAAGGTGCCGCTGGCCGATCAGATCGGTGAGCTGCGCCTGCTCCAGCAGGAGGGCAAGATCCGCCATATCGGGCTCTCCGAAGTGACGGTCCCGCAGATCGTCGAAGCCCGCACGATCGCGGACATCGTCTCCGTACAGAACCTGTACAACCTCGCTGACCGCAGTGCCGAGGACGTACTGGACTACGCCGAACGAGAGAACCTCGGCTTCATTCCCTGGTTCCCGATGGCCACCGGACGTCTGGCCCGGGAGGGCGGCCCGCTCGACGCACTGGTGAAGACCTACGGCGCGAGCCCCTCCCAGCTCGCCCTGGCCTGGCTGCTGCGCCGCTCTCCCGTCGTGCTGCCCATCCCCGGCACTTCCCGGGTGGCCCACCTGGAGGAGAACGTCCGCGCCGCTCTGGTCACCCTCGACGACACCGCCTATCAGGAACTGGGCGACACCGCGCTGGAGCCCTGA
- a CDS encoding TIGR03842 family LLM class F420-dependent oxidoreductase: MDFGLVLQTDPPASRVVSLMERGERNGFRYGWTFDSAVLWQEPFVIHSRILAATERLVVGPMVTNPGTRTWEVTASTFATLNDMYGNRTVCGIGRGDSAMRVAGRKPNTLARLGEAIDVIRDLAEGREAVVDGNPIRIPWIRDGRLPVWMAAYGPKALALTGQKADGFILQLADPYLTEWMIRSVREAAEAAGRNPDAITICVAAPAYVSDDLAHARDQCRWFGGMVGNHVADLVARYGEHSDLVPEALTSYIKARHGYDYSHHGRAGNPSTDFVPDEIVDRFCLLGPAEAHIDKLQALRDLGVDQFAVYNMHDAREDLIDTYGEHIIPAVNG, translated from the coding sequence ATGGACTTCGGCCTGGTATTGCAGACCGACCCGCCCGCGTCCCGGGTCGTCAGCCTGATGGAACGGGGCGAGCGCAACGGCTTCCGTTACGGCTGGACCTTCGACTCGGCGGTGCTGTGGCAGGAGCCGTTCGTCATCCACAGCCGGATCCTGGCCGCCACGGAGAGGCTGGTCGTGGGCCCGATGGTGACCAATCCGGGCACCCGTACCTGGGAGGTCACCGCTTCGACGTTCGCCACCCTCAACGATATGTACGGCAACCGCACGGTCTGCGGAATCGGGCGCGGTGACTCGGCGATGCGCGTCGCCGGGCGCAAGCCCAACACCCTGGCCCGGCTCGGTGAGGCCATCGACGTCATCCGTGATCTGGCCGAGGGCCGTGAGGCGGTCGTCGACGGCAATCCCATCCGCATCCCGTGGATCAGGGACGGCAGGCTCCCGGTCTGGATGGCGGCGTACGGGCCGAAGGCACTGGCCCTGACCGGGCAGAAGGCGGACGGGTTCATCCTCCAGCTGGCCGACCCGTATCTCACCGAGTGGATGATCCGGTCGGTCCGGGAGGCGGCCGAGGCGGCCGGCCGGAACCCGGACGCCATCACCATCTGCGTGGCGGCCCCGGCGTACGTCAGCGACGATCTGGCACACGCCAGGGACCAGTGCCGGTGGTTCGGCGGCATGGTCGGCAACCATGTGGCCGATCTGGTGGCCCGCTACGGCGAACACTCCGATCTGGTGCCCGAGGCCCTCACCTCGTACATCAAAGCCCGGCACGGCTACGACTACAGCCACCACGGCCGCGCCGGAAATCCCTCCACCGATTTCGTCCCGGACGAGATCGTCGACCGCTTCTGCCTCCTGGGCCCCGCCGAAGCTCATATCGACAAGCTCCAGGCCCTGCGCGACCTCGGTGTCGACCAGTTCGCCGTGTACAACATGCACGACGCCCGGGAGGACCTCATCGACACCTACGGCGAACACATCATCCCGGCCGTCAACGGCTGA
- a CDS encoding DUF4240 domain-containing protein, whose translation MDTDEFWTVIETARAATDKPFDKALTDVLAELPLERILDYDERFHTVRESVYRWDVWAASYLIGGWFSDDGFIDFRTGLISLGREWFEQVAAAPDSLAGHPLVVGSGSVDDLEEALLQEDANYAALGAYDRVTGVEHSYYDAQEAREASRPKREDVEPDMGEKWDFADDGEMRRRLPRLAALCLGKDPEKPQ comes from the coding sequence ATGGATACCGACGAGTTCTGGACCGTCATCGAGACGGCGCGCGCGGCGACGGACAAGCCCTTCGACAAGGCGTTGACCGACGTTCTGGCCGAACTGCCGCTGGAACGCATCCTCGACTACGACGAGCGCTTCCACACGGTCCGCGAATCCGTCTACCGCTGGGACGTATGGGCAGCCTCCTACCTGATCGGCGGCTGGTTCTCCGACGACGGCTTCATCGACTTCCGCACGGGCCTCATCAGCCTCGGCCGGGAGTGGTTCGAGCAGGTGGCGGCAGCACCGGACTCCCTCGCCGGCCATCCGCTGGTCGTCGGCTCCGGATCCGTCGACGACCTGGAGGAGGCGCTCCTCCAGGAGGACGCCAACTACGCGGCGCTGGGCGCCTATGACCGGGTCACCGGAGTCGAGCACAGCTACTACGACGCGCAGGAGGCCCGGGAGGCCTCGCGGCCGAAGCGCGAGGACGTCGAGCCCGACATGGGTGAGAAGTGGGATTTCGCGGACGACGGCGAGATGCGTCGGCGGCTGCCCCGGCTCGCGGCGCTCTGCCTCGGAAAGGATCCGGAGAAACCACAGTGA
- a CDS encoding nitrilase-related carbon-nitrogen hydrolase — protein sequence MAPVVRAALVQASWTGDTESMIAKHEAHAREAAAQGARVIGFQEVFNAPYFCQVQEPEHYRWAEPVPDGPTVRRMQELARETGMVIVVPVFEIEGSGFYYNTAAVIDADGSYLGKYRKHHIPQVKGFWEKYYFRPGNAGWPVFDTAAGRIGVYICYDRHFPEGWRQLGLAGAQLVYNPSATSRGLSAHLWKLEQPAAAVANEYFVAAINRVGREEYGDNDFYGTSYFVDPRGQFVGDVAGDTDEELVVRDLDLGLIDEVRQQWAFYRDRRPDAYEGLVRP from the coding sequence ATGGCCCCAGTCGTACGCGCCGCCCTGGTCCAGGCCTCCTGGACGGGCGACACCGAGTCGATGATCGCCAAACACGAGGCCCACGCCCGCGAGGCCGCCGCGCAGGGTGCCCGGGTGATCGGTTTCCAGGAGGTCTTCAACGCGCCGTACTTCTGCCAGGTGCAGGAGCCCGAGCACTACCGCTGGGCCGAACCCGTCCCCGACGGCCCGACCGTCCGCCGGATGCAGGAGCTGGCCCGGGAGACCGGCATGGTGATCGTGGTCCCGGTCTTCGAGATCGAAGGCTCGGGCTTCTACTACAACACCGCCGCCGTGATCGACGCCGACGGCAGCTATCTCGGCAAGTACCGCAAGCACCACATCCCGCAGGTCAAGGGCTTCTGGGAGAAGTACTACTTCCGGCCCGGCAACGCGGGCTGGCCCGTGTTCGACACCGCGGCCGGCCGGATCGGCGTCTACATCTGCTACGACCGGCACTTCCCCGAGGGCTGGCGCCAGTTGGGTCTCGCCGGGGCCCAGCTCGTGTACAACCCCTCCGCCACCTCCCGCGGCCTCTCCGCCCATCTGTGGAAACTGGAGCAGCCCGCCGCCGCCGTCGCCAACGAGTACTTCGTCGCCGCCATCAACCGCGTCGGCCGCGAGGAGTACGGCGACAACGACTTCTACGGCACCAGCTACTTCGTCGACCCGCGCGGACAGTTCGTCGGCGACGTCGCCGGTGACACCGACGAGGAACTCGTCGTCCGCGATCTCGACCTCGGCCTGATCGACGAGGTGCGGCAGCAGTGGGCGTTCTACCGCGACCGGAGGCCCGACGCCTACGAAGGGCTGGTGCGCCCGTGA